tgcccacccctgaacTAAggagtgggggctcctaccctgtggaacgaacttccccctggactttgtcaCCTAtccaaccttcggacctttcgccgtgaacttaaaacctatttattccgtttagctggactggcttgattttaaaatttttaatttgcttttatgggttttacatttttgtgaatttttatagggtgttactgtattttaaatttttggccaattgaataagttttttaagaggtgttcttaatattatatgtactgttctctttgtgttttattttggctgtgcaccgccctgagtccttcgggagaagggcggtatacaaattaaaatatgatgatgatgatgatgatgattccacAAAGCAAAGGGGAATGAGGGCTTCTATGGAACAATGGTCACAGTGATGTATTAAGAGCATAGAAATCCAGATTGTAATCCATTCTCAGCTTTGGAAGCTCTATGAAGGACCTGGGGATCGGCCACTGTCTCCCAACCAATCACATGGGGTTGATGtggggaagaatatgagaaaGGAGAACTGTGTAAGTTCCTCTGAGCTCcaagaaataaaaacataagtGAGCTAACAGGACACAAGTTACTCCTCCCACAAAGCCTGGGACTCCACTGATTTCCTGGCCCTTGGTTTctctcccacccccatcccctcAGGAGAATCGGGAAGTAGGTGATTGGCGGAAGAATATCGATGCACTGAGCGGCATGGAAGGGCGCAAGAAAATATTTGAGACCTCGGTCGCAGGGCAAGCCTGAGCACGCAAGGTGAGAGAAATTCCTTCAGGAATATATGTGTtgaaatacaaatagtcctcaacttacaatcatttgtttagtgactatttgaagttacagcagcaccaaACAAGGCTATTTACAACTGATCCTCACATTTAGGATTATTGCAGCATTCCaatggtcatctgatcaaaatttgggcactttgcCACTAGCTTTATGGTgcaattatatatatgtatgtatgtatgtatgtgtatacatacatacatacatacatacatacatacatacatacatacatatatatatatatatatatatatatatatatatatatataaatataaatatatatatataattgcacCATAAAGCTAGTGGCAAAGCTAGCAtcttggagtcatgtgattgccatttgtgaactTCCTAGCTGATTCtcaacaaccaaagtcaatgggagaagccagattcagttaacaaccctatgattcacttaataactgcagtgatccaattaataatcatggcaaaaaaaggttgtaaataaggtgtgactcacttaacaactgccttggttGGGAGCAGAAATGTTGATCCCAATTATAAGTTGAGGAATATCTGTTGAGGGGTTGCTTGCGTATTTATGTGAAAGGATAGATGTGATGGCTGGTCGAATCCAAGAGCATCACTGCTATTCAGAGATTGCAACTAGAAAAAGTCTTCTTCCCTCCCAGATGTTTGTCTATATGTTgaaaaatttatatggccacctaccTGGTGATACATAACTcacatgcaataaaaataatacagccaAGAATCAAGAAAAATCAGCTGCCCAACCCAAGAACTATACCCATTCATTCTACAATATTTGGGCTCCAATCTTACTATTTTAGCCTCTGGGCGCTGGGAGCCCATGCAGTTCTTCAACAGTGATATAATATGGGCAAACTGAGGGATGGCCAATACAGTGTGAGCTACCAATTCAAGACCAGCTGTAATTTCCAAATGGTctccaagggcagccccatttAAAGAGTGTTGCAGTAATCCCATCAGAAAATCACTAAGCCATGAGTGACCATGTTTTAGTTTGTCCTACACCAAATTTTGTCCTCCAAAATTCAGAGTCCTCCAAATAGATTGGCCACAAACACTTAAAATTCCTATCCAATTTTTCCAtactactggtagtccttgacttacaacagttcatttactgaccgttcaaagttacaatggcactgaaaaaaggtcttatgatcatttttttaaacttatgatcattgcaacaTACCTatgattacatgatcaaaatttagatgtttggcaaccgactcatatttatgacggttgcggtgtcctggggtcatgtgataatcttttgctatcttttgaccagcaaagtcaatgtggaatccacattcatttaacaaccctgttactaatttaacaaccgccgtgattcacttaacaaatgtagcaagatggtcataaaatggggcaaaattcacttaaccactgtctcagcaacagaaattttgggctcaattgtggtcgtaggtcgaggactacctatgtccTAACAGTACTTATAATTCCCAACAACTCTTGCTGCATTAGTCCAATTTTGCACAATAATCCTAAATCTGAAGAACTTTAGAAAAGTGTTTTTCTTCTGGGTGATGAGACGTTGCAGACACTTGCAAACTAGGGCATGGGTGTTCAGAACGTTTTCCTAAACTTTCTCGTATCTTTGTCACCCCCCCTACCCCcagtttcttcctcttttttcaggTGGGGTTTCCTGTGTGATCTCTGATCTGTAGATGCTATCAATCCCTTGTGAAACCTCATCCTCTGACCACATTCATCATTGGAGCAAAAACCTCACCTTGGAATTTTCTTTTGCAAAACTATAATTTCCCTTTCTGTTTCTTTGGGGAGCATCTTAGCTCTGACCCTCACCACAAGAACATGCTTGTATGGATAGTACAAGGAGCAGGTTGGGTGCCATCAAGTCTGGGTTGGCTTCAGAAATGCTGCAGAAGATAAGCTTTAGACCAGGGGAAGTCCAGTCTTGGGAACTTTAAACCCttagacttcaagtcccagatttccccagccagccatgctggctggggaattctgggagtcgaagttcacaagtcttaaaagttcccaaggttggaagtGCCCTGCTTTAGATCTTGAATTTGTCAGTGCTTCTCTGTTCTCATTAAATCAGCTCAATTCTTCTTTGAGGATTCCACACAAACAGGAAAAATAAAGGAGTTGCTAGTTTAAAGGTGGCGTAAAGAATAAATCTCTTTTAaaccagaacattttttttttaaagttcttgctgaaatttTAAAAGAGTTAGGCCTCAGGTGGTTGGACTACTTTAATCAAGAGAAGAGAGATGCTGTGTTCCTTTAGTAAAAAATAACTCTGTAACAAGCAAAAGCAATTCCAAAACATACTAAAAGTAGGATGATCCTATTTAAACAATTGCAGCCACTAGATGGCTGTCAAGAGTTAAGATTTTGAGCATCTCTGCTACAACCTAATGGTGGAATGGTTTGTTACAGCTCAGATAcgggacaggtagtccttgacttacaacagttcaaacggttcaaagttacaacatcactgaaaaaattgacttatgaccatccctaaggtcatgtgatgaaaaattcagacgcttggcaactggttcatatttatgactgttgctgtggcccaaggtcatgtgatccttttttatgaccttctgacaagcaaagtcaatggggaaaccaaattcacttaacaactgtgttagtaaTTTACCaaccacaatgattcacttaacaactgtgacaagaaagttcgtaaaatgaggcaaatttcacttaacaaatatctcgcttagcaacagaaatgttgagctccactgtggtcataggtttatgaccattcttttagtgaccattctaacTCACTAAACTTTAGTGACCACCATTGTCACTGAAAATACTGACTTGCAATTGATCCTCAGAGTTACCACTGTTGCAGCTTCCTTatggtcacagggtcaaaattcagTCACTCAGCAAtttgcatgtatttacaacacttGTGGCATCCTGAGGACATTTGTGAGTTCCccggctggcttctgacaagcaaagagaaTGGGagcagccggattcacttaacaactgcatgatttacttgacaattgcagtgattcgcttaacaaccttggCAAATAATATTGTAAAGTCAGATACAGCCCACTTAACAATAGCCTCATTTAGCATCAGACGTTCCAGTCCCAAGTGTGGTcgcaagttgaggattacctgtatgcctCTTGATACAAACAATTGGCCTAgtacctcgacttatgactacaattgagcccaaaatttctgttgctgagtgagacttttgctaagtcagttttgccccattttatgacctttcttgccacagttattaactgAATCGCTGCTGCTGTTAAGTTTGtaatatggttattaagtgaatctggcttcctcattagcttggcttgtcagaaggtcacaaaagaggatcacgtgactttgggacactgcaaccatcataaatatgagaccactgccaagcatctgaaatttgatcacttgaccattgggatgctgcaatggtcataagtgtgaaaaatggtcataagtcattttttcagtaacttcgaatggtcactgaatgaactgttgtaaggtaaGGACTACATGTACATGCCTGTGTGTGCACCCTTGTCCTTTTTTAAGGGTGCCTTTTAAGGCTGGTATATGCACAAAGAGAAATTGCTGTCAAAGAGCAGTATTCTTTGCAATTCTGGTAAGGCCTAGGGACACTAGAGCTTTCTCTTGATCCAGCAGATGGTTGAAGGACCATCAGATCCTCCTTAGTGGGCAGACATCCAAGGGACAGGTCAAAAAGACCATGATGGTGGCTGGAACCCTCCCAGTGAAGCCCACCTCTTTTTAATGCACAACCACAgcagccatcttgactttttcgaCCACCCACTCCCTGCAGTTGCCCCTGTCTGGATGCATGCTTCACCCTTACTTGAGGTTCTTGATgccacagaaggaaggaaggaaggaaggaaggaaggaaggaaggagggagggagggagggagggagggaaggactcCTCCCTGTGCCATCCAGTTAGTGCTTTTGTAGCTACCACGGTTATACTAAGGGGTGTTTTAGAAAAGACCACAATACTTTTTTGCATGGTGTTCCAGTCAGGATGTTGTCCTATCACTGACGGCCAAAAAGTTGTCCATTATAATGGTAAACAGTGCTGCAGTTCTTCTCAAGGTCACTTTCCCCCAGTGCCAAAAGGAATGGAGTTGGATCCTGCGTTTTGCTTCCCAATTCcaatcactttcactttcttGGAAATTCCCGTCAGTGTATTTTGGGAAAACCAACCAACCTTTGATCCCTTAGCAACAGCAGTTCGGCTCTTTGTCTAACATGGCTCCAGGGCATCTCCCTTGGCACATGCCAACTTCCTGTACCACGTGAGTTTTGGGATTAAGATTTATTAAATGCTAGTATTTTGCAACAGTTTCTAGCCTCATTTCTATCTGCAAAAAATATTCCTTGGCCCTATACAGACAATATAAATGGTGAGCTAGTCTAAGCTGAGTCTTGGTTTGGAAAGATGtcctacattctttttttttttcttttttttttgtttacatttataccccgcccttctccgaagactcagggcggcttacaatgtatagggcttTCTCATCCTGAGAAAGCCAGCATTAGACACTGGATGAGGAGATCCAGCTTCAAGCCCACTCTCAGCCCTTcagtgggtgactttgagccattcTCAAGGTTGTTGtgaggggaaaggagaagagggaacACTGTGCAGGTCCTCTTGGATTTCTGAAGGGTTGGAAATCcagcagataaataaataaaaaactaaagTAAACTGGGAATAATGGTGGCCTTTCGTGTAGGCTGGTAGGAAGCAATTTTGTGAAAGTACCCACAAGGTGCTCTCATCAGCTTACACCAGACATACAGATTCTGAAACTACAATGAGTTGGAGGAGGATCAAACTGTGCGATGAAATGATGGTCTTTGGACATTAGACAGATGTCGTATTTTGTATAAGAGCCATTGAAAGCAGTATTGAATTGATGGAATTGAATTCTGACTTTTGACTTCTGAGTAACTAAGTAAGTAGTAGGAACTCTTCCTGGGAGGGGTGTCCACCGGAGTGAGGGGCGGTGTCAAAATGGTGGATATGATGGAAGCCCCGCCCCTTTTGAACATATATGAGATGCCAAAAGAGTTGAGGATTCTCTTGCACTGCTGGGGTGGTCtgacttttttgccctccctgccgACGATAAACTATTGTTTATTTTCGCAATAATTACTGTTGCCCAATGAAAACATTTCTAAGAACTAATTTATATGACGTCAATTaattacttcttttttctttaaaaaaagccttttatTTGTGTTCACATTAAAAATACACCATTCACGCTTCAGCCCACTGACGGTTAACACTGGTCACAATTAAAGCACAAGGAAACaggtatttttatataaaaatgaagaaacagaaaaagaatacaACAATTTTCAGATTTGTGTCAAGTCAGTGAATTGTCAATAGCACAACAATAGTTTCACCAGAAACAACTGCTGCTGAAACACACACAGCAGAGGTACATTCTTTTAATGACAATGTAGTATagcttacaaataaataaacattcataATCAATATATGTGCCCTTTACTTTGTTTTCCTTATTAGAGTTCTCTCTTTTAAGTGGTATGATGGCTTACAAGCGCaatacaagctttttttttttttaaaggcaaataaAAATGGGGCGAAAAGGGGATTTCGGCCTCTTTTGATTCATAAACCTCATTGTGGGGGAGTCACAAAATCAAAATGGCGAATGTGATGGAAGTCCTGCCTTGTTTTTACATGCAGCCTCCAACCTCTTTGCACCCATTGCTACGGCTCATTAATTGATTTTTGGAGAAACAGTACTCAAAAAAAATACAGAAGGGATATCAGGCATAAAATCATGATCAGATTTAAAATTCAGTTGGCTGGTCCTCGCCAGAAAGGGAAATAAATATGCAGGCAgaaaatatacacatataaacggttgcatataaataacaatatataaatatctgTGCACAAAAGATTTTCACATTATGCCTTCCCTTCCTGCTTCCCTATCGCTCTAGCTTACTTCAATAAATAAACCTCATATAATATATAAGTTACTTAAATAGTtggataaatagaaataaaaccttggatttttttttttaaagctagcaAGATTAACAATGGAAAATTGAAAATTTGAAGTGATTCAGACAGAACAGAAATTCTTTGTCTGTTTTGGGATTTGGGAATCTCATCATTCTGCTCCTTTGCACTGATCTGTCTTCCTCATATTTACTCTTCATATTAATGCAATAAAATAGAGGTGGCCGAGCTTGTCCTGCTCTATCTGAAGGCAAAACTTGGGCTTCTTAGGTCCTGATTTTGACCCATTATGTTGAAGGGATCAGGTGACTCAATGTCATGTACCTGTTGAATGTATTCGGAGTTCATGATTATGGGTTCAAGGGGAACCTTGTTTATTAAAGGTAGGAACTGGGAGAAAGGGGGCAGCAGACGGCTTTGGGCCAAATTCTCCATCAAGCTGAGGCTCACCGGAAGATTGTATGCTTCTGAATAGTACACGTTATAGCCATCTTGAAGAACCATCTCGCGGAAGTTACAGGCCTCTTCCGAGTACGACAGCTGCAAAGAGAAGAGATCGCTTGGATTATTAGGTCTTCAAGAATGCAGAGCCTTTACAGACAGCCAAGAATAAAGAAGCAAAAACAactgaatttcatttcatttacctTTGACGTGGCTAGGCTTAAAGTTAGTTTATTGTTATCTTGCTCCTATAATAGCTTCCTACAGTATGTATTAAATTCTCTTGTGtcacattaaaaaatacaatcaAGCAGCAATTGTTAGGAGGCCACTGAAGGCCACATCAAGATTTCAGATATCAGCAACCATTTGACATTACGACGGACTctaaaaattgggacttttgacCCTGTTCCAATTTCACCTCTtccgcagtcacatgattgcaattgggcatttggcaactagcCTGCATTTATGTATGGTGTTCGGCAAAAACTGGCCTGCAGCAAacagggttcacttaacaactgctgcaaaaaaggacATCAAATCACGTCCAGTCACACAGTGACCTGCTTTATGACTGTCATTATATATGATGGTAATTGCAAGCTCTATTACGGGTGTAACTCTAGGAcacagatgtcaaacttgatCAGGTCATGTGACATAACATGACGCATTGTGATTTTTTGGCTTTTGCAGAGCAGGGAtgagtgtggcctgcatgtgatgcatccggggcCCCCGGGCcatcagtttgacatccctgctttagaacTACCTATTGCCAGGAGATTGTACAACAATTATCTGTGCAAAGTGAGCATAGAATCAATGATATAGGATCATACCAAATTGGTAAGCCTGAGGAAAAAATTTTATCCAATCTTCTGCCATCATCTGCTATATTATTTCTTGTAGCTTCAGTTATTCATGTACTTCCTACTAAGACAATAATTTCCTTAGGTAATCTTTTTCACTGTCAGACAATTCTTATCACCAAGAACTTTCTAGTCTAGCATCTAATCAAACCTGGCTGTGCACAATTTTCAGTCCCTTTGTAACTATGAAAGGaattaaacaaattgttgtaaggactatctataattcAGCCTTATATACATTGCCGTACCTAATCTATGCAATCAAGCTACACCATAATATAAATTGATTTTGGCTAAAGAAATGCTATTTTCACTGTTCAGTAGTTATATCAACAGTGAATATAGTGTTGTATGATCAACAAATGTGCAATTCCTCCATTCAGGCTTGAAATTTGGCATTGAATTCTGCAGTGTTATCATCTTTACCATTTGTTTATTTGCAACGTTTATATCTTGAGCATCTGCCAAAAGTTTCTATTTCTATGCACTGCGGTCAACTTGTTGCAGCATACAAGTTCAAATTTCAGAAGTCAAAAAAGTTGGATTGCAATTTGCAACCTGTATTTTTTATCCCCTTCATTTTCATAGACATAACGattcaaaataagaaatatttgTTCAAAATTGTTTTTCTCCCTTCACAAAGTATTTCTGTTTCACTGGCCCAGTAATTAAATGTTTAACTCAAAAACACACTCCCCTTGTAATGAGTGGATTTGCCTTGCTCTAATAGCATGCTAAAAAACCCATGACctgttgggtcattgtttcagagataaatccagtggtgggattcagccagttcgcaccacttcgggagaaccggttattaactttctgaacagtttggtgaactggttgttggaagaaatcattagggcagagaaccggttgttaaattatttgaatcccaccactggataaatccTTTGGAGACCCTCAATATCTTCAACAATGACAGACCTTCTAATAATATAGTTCTTAAAAATCCAGGGGGATATTCAGTGTTGCATCTCCCTTTAAAGTAGCCCATGTTGAACTCTAGAACACAGTCAAACATCAACACATGAaaagttttatgacattttgcatGATGTCATAAAATGCTTCATgataatttttagattttaaattatttttttttaatttccaaattTCAGTCTCACGGGAGTCCCAAATTTTGGACGCTTTCTagaagttagcccatttgaaatACCTCAGTTGAAAAAGTTTTACTGTatgatgtatcatttcccccagtTAAAGATTACAGAACGAGAATTTTATTGTATATAGATGCAGATTGACTtaaagccattcatttagtgaccattcaaaattacaacgacactcaaaagtgacttacaactattccttgcacttatgaccatcaccgcATTCCCATGACCATGAAATGTAAACAAATGCCTTCCTTAACAATTGAAATTCTGATCTCTATTGTGGTTGTGTGTACCTGTAATACACACATCAGAGTTTATGAAGGACCCCTTTTTCCTGGTTATTATATAAGACATAATATACTGTATGTCTCAGTTTTTATtcctatttaatttcttttttatattgtgtttcaactgttttaattgcttttatgaaTCACTGTTCAGAGTCACTGGTTTCAGATCGGCAACTATGCaaactgaatgaataaataaatataggggaCTACAAACATAAATGCTGCTATGACtttaaaaagaagagagaaagcttCTTAAGGGATGTCACCACATTTTAGTTTGTCCCTAAAAATGTAGGCTTTTTATTATGATTTCAGAATATATCCACTAATCTATTAAGTCCCCTCAGCATCAAAAGATTAAAATGCAGGAACAGTTTGCTTTGATTTTAATACAGTACTATCACACATTATTTTTGGTATGTATGATTTTGGGGGTGTAAATTTAATTTGTGAATGAAAACAACTCGACTATCTCTGGAAAACACCTGGGTCAGTAACTGGTGCTTGTGTGTTCTGAACGGCAGACTTAACATTATTGCCATATAATGTGTGAGATGATCCCCCAAAAATGCATATTTTGGAAATGCGTGAACTCATAATCAGACAGGTGGATCTTTCAATATACAGCTTTATTTTACTCCATTGATCCTTTgctttaaaccagtgtttctttTTTGGAAATtcccagatgtgtggacttcagctcccagaattctccaaccagcatgctggctggagaagtcTGGTAGGAAGTCCACACATCCGAAAGCTGCCGAGATTGAGAAACCACTGCTCTCAACACAGAGATATAACCCAGATAATTATACTTACTGAGCCATATAGATGTCCTTCAGAATCCATGCAAAGAAATCTAGAGGTTTTCTTAGCCAATATACGAATGACCCCCAACTTTACTGctttgatttccatcaaacctgcAGATTGGTGgggaaaggaatgaaaattacttGTGAAAAGGAGAACTCTTTAGAAGAGTTATAACTCTAATAGCCATCAACCTCTTCAGATCCTCTTCATTCTTATTTGTAACATCTGTATAGCATAATCTGTGGGAGCCCACCAGAACACCTTCTACGGTTCCTATTTCTACTGCTTGTTTTACTCTGAAAGTTTAGTGTGATCATCTGCAGCAGAGGACAAAGTTAACATTTGTTTTATAGATAACACATCTGTTAAGAAGCTACGTGTTCTGAAATGTCCTCTTctgaaaaaaaacatatttcatgACCTAGCACCCGATTCTTCCCCAAAGAACCCAGCTGACTGTACCCCAATTCCACATATAACTCTGGAAAAACTCATTTGGAGGAAACCAGAATGATTTATTTCCCAAATACTCACTGAAGGAATTCTGGTATTTGGAGCCACGCACTGTGCCATCTGAGAAGATCTCCAGGTGGAGTTCGGTCCGTTCATTGGTCGTGTAGAGATGACGAAGCCGGACTTGCCCATCAAACTGGTACAGAGGGTTGGAATTTGGCACCGGAGAGGCCACAGTCCTGAGGACCAATGTAGCCCAGAAGAGCAGGTTAATGGGAAGCAGGAAATAACCATTGCGTTGGAGAAGAACTGAAACAGACAGCATGGCTCAAGGATGGCTGATCCAGGCAAAATGTAGTTCTGGGATGGCAAAGATAGTCTTGCCCGTAGAAAAAATTCAAGGAGGAACTCAAGGTTCGAGGTCTTAGCCTAGTTTTGCCAGTCACTGGATTCTATTGTTTTGAAGGAAGACTATAGAGAATTCTGGATTCCTGCTCTTGTTGGTCTCACCCAGGAATTATGTCCAGAATTCACAAAGAAATGCaatccagaacttctgaaggttgTTATTCTTGGGATGGGATCTTGGGAGTCTAGTAAACTTCCAGTCACCCAATCAATGGGAATAGTCAGAATAAGGAAAGTGTCTTCCTTCTTGCTCTGTCTTGTGCCAAATTTGCTCCAAATCAGCAAACTCaccaatatatatacacacacgctCTACAACCGAGGTAAACGACCTTCCCCTTGACTTTTGCCTTGCCTACAACTCTCCGCCCACTTCCATTTCCCCACACACTCACCAGGTTCCCCAAGGGTGAGTCACGGGGTGCCTCTTGCTCCTAACATGGGGTCACGAGGATGCCAAAGTTTAAATATTATCATTCTGCAGCTGCTTTCAAGCTACCGACAGGAAAGGATGATGTAATTTAGGGAATAGAAGAAAATGATGgccagaaggagggggagagaagaaaggggagggagaagatGGAAAGGCTAGGATTGCCTCAGCATCCTGGAACTGCTCTCTGAGTTATCCAACTTGTCCTGTGATTCTATTAATCTTTCTAAATATGTGTGTCTCTTTACTATTTATGCTCTGGACTCAAGCAATTGTCAGCTGTAGGTGCAACCATACAGCCATGCTCTTTCTCTGTGTAACTCTCACACCCCTTATCCTGCAGAAAGAGATCACATGCTTCAGATGCCAAAGACCCCTGGTTCAGTTCCTGAACATccagaggtttatttatttatttatttatttatttattaaacttttataccgcccttctcccgaaggactcagggcggtgtacagccaagataaaaacaataaatatacaaagttaaaaatcaatttaaaatacctattcaatagtggccgaattaaaaccgtcgaattgaccaacctaaaataccccatataaaattacagaaaatataaaaaatttaaaattttaaaatttagaaatttaaaaaatctaaaaaaatcagtccagtcccgcttggatgaataaataagtttttaattcccgacgaaaggtccgaaggtcagatatttggcgcaaaccgggggggaaggtcgttccagagagtaggagctccaacagagaaggcccttcccctgggggccgccaaccggcattgcttggcggacggcaccctgagaagaccctctctgtgagagcgtacgggtcgatgggaggcataaggtaacagcaggcggtcccgtaagtacccgggccctaagccatggagcgctttaaaggttgagCAGAGCACAGATCCTGCTGCAAACTAGCAGTAgcagtagacttatataccgtttcataagactttacagccttctctaagcagtttacaatgtcagtatattgcctccaacaatctgggttttcattttactgacctcagaaggatgaaagtctgagtcaaccttgagccagtcaggatcgaattactgacagtgggcagagtcagcctgcaatatggcATTGTAACCGctgtaccaccatggctcaatCTGGAGAAGCCAGTTACTATAGACATTAGTTGGTAGGCCAGAATCTACTGGTGGATCTCAAGTTGTAGATCATTTAGGGGCTCTGATTCCATCTTATTGTTGCCCCTACCAGCCGTTTTGGCCTTGGTTTGTGACTGTCTTGGCTTTATCCGCAGGCAGCGATAACATCTATCGATCAGGGAACC
Above is a window of Ahaetulla prasina isolate Xishuangbanna chromosome 4, ASM2864084v1, whole genome shotgun sequence DNA encoding:
- the FGF21 gene encoding fibroblast growth factor 21 encodes the protein MLSVSVLLQRNGYFLLPINLLFWATLVLRTVASPVPNSNPLYQFDGQVRLRHLYTTNERTELHLEIFSDGTVRGSKYQNSFSLMEIKAVKLGVIRILAKKTSRFLCMDSEGHLYGSLSYSEEACNFREMVLQDGYNVYYSEAYNLPVSLSLMENLAQSRLLPPFSQFLPLINKVPLEPIIMNSEYIQQVHDIESPDPFNIMGQNQDLRSPSFAFR